Proteins encoded within one genomic window of Candidatus Giovannonibacteria bacterium:
- a CDS encoding transposase → MELTHTLNRGVDKRKIFLDQQDHFRFIHDLFEFNDQDRVNTTHYSFNKSNDIASRNIEHKPRKLLVDIHAFCLMPNHYHLLLTACVKDGISRFMKKLNMGYAKYFNQKYERQGTLFEGRYKSVVIKDEAHFMYIPYYIHCNPLDLKHPSWRARELKNPKAALHFLDSYRWSSHMDYIGKKNFPSVTNRNLLLKFFGGTKEYQKSLAGWLRDMEITEVNDIRDYALE, encoded by the coding sequence ATGGAACTAACACATACACTAAATCGCGGCGTGGATAAAAGAAAGATTTTTCTTGACCAACAAGATCACTTTCGTTTTATTCATGATCTTTTTGAATTTAACGATCAAGACCGAGTAAACACAACTCACTATAGCTTCAACAAATCTAATGACATCGCAAGTCGTAATATTGAACATAAACCGCGCAAGCTACTTGTGGATATCCATGCGTTTTGTCTTATGCCAAATCACTATCATCTTTTGCTAACAGCTTGCGTCAAAGACGGTATTTCTAGGTTTATGAAAAAGTTAAATATGGGCTACGCAAAATACTTTAATCAAAAATACGAACGCCAAGGAACGCTTTTTGAAGGAAGGTATAAATCTGTTGTAATAAAAGACGAAGCGCATTTTATGTATATCCCCTATTACATCCATTGCAATCCACTGGATTTAAAACATCCGAGTTGGCGAGCGCGAGAACTCAAAAACCCAAAAGCTGCACTACACTTTTTAGACTCTTACCGCTGGAGCAGTCATATGGATTATATCGGCAAGAAAAACTTCCCCTCTGTGACAAACAGAAATCTTTTGCTTAAATTCTTTGGCGGCACGAAAGAATATCAAAAAAGTTTGGCGGGCTGGTTGCGAGACATGGAAATAACGGAAGTAAATGACATTAGAGATTACGCGCTAGAATAA